Proteins from a genomic interval of Polaribacter sp. Q13:
- a CDS encoding peptidase U32 family protein — protein sequence MQKIELMAPAGNFESMQAALDNGCDSIYFGVEQLNMRARASINFTLDDLEEISKRCSEKNVRTYLTLNTIIYDHDLSIVKTLIKRAKEANITAVIAMDQAVISMAREQQMEVHISTQINITNIETVKFYALFADTIVLSRELSLRQVKKITEAIEKEQVKGPSGKLVEVEIFGHGALCMAVSGKCYMSLHSHNSSANRGACKQNCRKKYTVIDQETGFEMELDNEYIMSPKDLCTIDFLDQVADAGIKVLKIEGRGRAPEYVAKVIKCYRDAIDSLTNGTYDKEKVISWMQELEKVYNRGFWNGYYLGQKLGEWSKESGSHATQKKVYLGKGEHYFDKAKIGQFKIDAYDVALGDTILITGPTTGAQEMEVKQMFVNDKPAEKATKGDEVTMKLDFKIRRSDKLYKIVKTEFAEN from the coding sequence ATGCAAAAAATCGAATTAATGGCGCCTGCAGGTAATTTTGAGTCTATGCAAGCTGCCTTAGATAATGGTTGTGATTCTATTTATTTTGGAGTAGAGCAACTAAATATGCGAGCAAGAGCATCTATCAATTTTACTTTAGATGATTTAGAAGAAATTTCTAAAAGATGTTCAGAAAAAAATGTGAGAACGTATCTTACATTAAATACCATTATTTATGATCATGATTTATCAATAGTAAAAACATTGATAAAACGTGCAAAAGAGGCAAATATTACGGCGGTAATTGCTATGGATCAAGCGGTGATTTCTATGGCGAGAGAACAGCAAATGGAAGTTCATATTTCTACACAAATCAACATAACTAATATAGAAACGGTTAAGTTTTACGCACTTTTTGCTGATACAATTGTTTTAAGTAGAGAGTTGAGTTTACGTCAAGTAAAAAAGATTACAGAAGCTATAGAAAAAGAGCAAGTAAAAGGCCCTTCTGGTAAATTAGTAGAAGTAGAGATTTTTGGTCATGGAGCTTTATGTATGGCGGTTTCTGGTAAATGTTATATGAGTTTACATTCGCATAATTCATCTGCAAATAGAGGTGCTTGCAAACAGAATTGCAGAAAAAAATATACCGTTATCGATCAAGAAACTGGTTTTGAAATGGAATTGGATAATGAGTATATTATGTCTCCAAAAGACTTGTGTACAATTGATTTTTTAGACCAAGTTGCAGATGCCGGAATTAAAGTTTTAAAAATCGAAGGTAGGGGAAGAGCGCCAGAATATGTAGCTAAAGTAATTAAGTGCTACAGAGATGCTATTGATAGTTTGACAAACGGAACTTACGATAAAGAGAAAGTAATTTCTTGGATGCAAGAACTAGAGAAAGTCTACAATCGTGGTTTTTGGAATGGCTATTATTTAGGTCAGAAATTAGGAGAATGGAGTAAAGAATCTGGTTCTCATGCAACGCAAAAGAAAGTTTATTTAGGAAAAGGTGAACATTATTTTGACAAAGCAAAAATTGGTCAGTTTAAAATTGATGCCTATGATGTTGCTTTAGGTGATACCATTTTAATAACTGGCCCAACAACAGGTGCACAAGAAATGGAAGTAAAGCAAATGTTTGTAAATGATAAACCTGCAGAAAAAGCAACCAAAGGAGACGAAGTTACCATGAAGTTAGATTTTAAAATTAGAAGAAGCGATAAGTTGTATAAGATTGTAAAAACGGAATTCGCAGAAAACTAA
- a CDS encoding gliding motility lipoprotein GldH, giving the protein MMTILKRNNFSIVLVILFLMFSCDDKSDFNQYKSIDAKGWKANDNVSFEFDVKDTISPKNLFINIRNNNEYSFSNLYVITELIFPNETVVVDTLQYEMADKRGKFLGDGFTEIKENKLFYKEKKVFPISGKYRFNVRHAMRKNGNVKPIEFLKGIQDVGFSIEN; this is encoded by the coding sequence ATGATGACAATTCTGAAAAGAAATAATTTTTCAATTGTTCTAGTAATTCTTTTTTTGATGTTTTCTTGTGATGATAAATCCGATTTTAATCAATATAAATCAATTGACGCAAAAGGTTGGAAAGCCAATGATAATGTGTCTTTTGAGTTTGATGTAAAAGATACGATTTCACCGAAAAATCTATTTATCAATATTAGAAATAATAATGAGTATAGTTTTAGTAATTTGTATGTGATTACAGAACTTATTTTTCCAAATGAAACCGTTGTTGTAGATACTTTACAATACGAAATGGCAGATAAAAGAGGGAAGTTTTTAGGTGATGGTTTTACCGAAATTAAAGAAAATAAGTTATTTTATAAAGAAAAAAAAGTATTTCCAATTTCTGGGAAATATAGGTTTAATGTGCGTCATGCAATGCGTAAAAATGGCAATGTGAAACCTATTGAGTTTTTAAAAGGAATTCAAGATGTTGGTTTTAGTATCGAAAATTAG
- a CDS encoding ferredoxin gives MVVITLQRNKCIGCNYCVELAPSQFQMSKKDGKSVLLHSIEKKGFFTIKSFDESIFDSSNEAKKACPVKIIEVKQI, from the coding sequence ATGGTAGTAATTACTTTACAAAGAAACAAATGCATTGGTTGTAATTACTGTGTAGAATTAGCACCTAGTCAGTTTCAAATGTCAAAAAAGGATGGGAAATCGGTTTTGTTACATTCAATAGAAAAAAAAGGATTTTTCACTATTAAATCTTTTGATGAATCTATTTTTGATTCTTCTAACGAGGCAAAAAAGGCTTGTCCTGTTAAGATAATTGAAGTGAAGCAGATTTAA
- a CDS encoding rhodanese-related sulfurtransferase: MQLYNKLSAIERAALIDEAGKDRLTISFYQYFKIENPQLFRDKLFLEWNELDVLGRIYVSYEGINAQLSVPSENFYALKDQLDSISFLKDIRLNVAVEQDNKSFLKLKVKVRNKIVADGLNDETFDVTAKGVHLNAQEFNEMLANPDTVCVDMRNHYESEIGHFDGAVTPDVDTFRDSLDIIEEDLKDNKEDKNLLMYCTGGIRCEKASAYYKHKGFKNVFQLEGGIIEYTRQVKEEGIENKFIGKNFVFDHRRAERITDDVVSNCHQCGKPCDTHTNCANEACHLLFIQCDECAEATENTCSTDCQEIIQLSFEEQKELRKGKGNSNKIFKKGRSEVLKFKK; the protein is encoded by the coding sequence ATGCAACTGTACAATAAGTTAAGCGCCATAGAACGCGCTGCATTAATAGATGAGGCTGGTAAAGACCGCCTCACAATTTCTTTCTATCAATATTTTAAGATAGAAAACCCACAATTATTTAGAGATAAGTTATTCTTAGAATGGAATGAACTCGATGTTTTAGGTCGAATTTATGTTTCTTACGAAGGAATTAACGCTCAATTATCTGTTCCATCAGAAAACTTTTATGCTTTAAAAGATCAATTAGACAGTATTTCTTTTTTGAAAGATATTCGTTTAAATGTTGCTGTAGAGCAAGACAATAAGTCGTTTTTAAAGCTGAAAGTAAAAGTGAGAAACAAAATTGTTGCCGATGGTTTAAATGACGAAACTTTTGATGTAACAGCCAAAGGAGTTCATTTAAATGCGCAGGAATTCAACGAAATGTTAGCAAACCCAGATACGGTTTGTGTAGATATGCGTAACCATTATGAAAGTGAAATTGGTCATTTTGATGGTGCTGTAACTCCAGATGTAGATACCTTTAGAGATTCTCTAGATATTATAGAAGAAGATTTAAAAGACAATAAAGAAGACAAAAACTTATTAATGTATTGTACTGGCGGAATCCGTTGCGAAAAAGCATCTGCCTATTACAAGCACAAAGGTTTTAAAAACGTTTTTCAATTAGAAGGCGGAATTATAGAATACACACGTCAGGTAAAAGAAGAAGGTATAGAGAATAAATTTATCGGTAAGAATTTTGTTTTTGATCATAGAAGAGCAGAACGTATTACGGACGATGTGGTTTCTAATTGTCATCAATGTGGCAAACCTTGTGATACACATACAAATTGTGCTAATGAAGCATGTCATTTATTATTTATTCAGTGTGATGAATGTGCAGAAGCTACAGAAAATACTTGTTCTACAGATTGCCAAGAAATAATTCAATTGTCTTTTGAAGAACAAAAAGAATTAAGAAAGGGAAAAGGAAATAGTAATAAGATTTTTAAAAAAGGACGTTCAGAAGTTCTAAAATTCAAAAAATAA
- a CDS encoding aspartate-semialdehyde dehydrogenase has translation MKIAVVGATGMVGTVMFKVLEERNLPITELIPVASARSAGKKLTYKGKEYTVVTLEDAVKMKPDIALFSAGGDTSLEWAPKFAEVGTTVIDNSSAWRMDPTKKLVVPEINGDVLTKDDKIIANPNCSTIQLVAVLSPLHLKYKMKRVVISTYQSVSGSGVKAVQQLDNEEAGIDGEMAYPHKIGRNAIPHCDVFLENGYTKEEMKLVKEPKKILRDDSFSVTATAVRIPTAGGHSEAVNVQFENDFDLDEVRKILSETEGVIVEDDLANNVYPMAINAHDKDEVFVGRIRRDESQENTLNLWIVADNLRKGAATNTIQIAEYLIANNLV, from the coding sequence ATGAAAATAGCTGTAGTAGGTGCAACTGGAATGGTGGGCACAGTAATGTTTAAAGTATTAGAAGAACGTAATTTACCTATAACGGAATTAATTCCTGTAGCATCTGCAAGATCTGCTGGAAAGAAATTAACATATAAAGGAAAAGAATATACCGTAGTAACCTTAGAAGACGCTGTAAAAATGAAGCCAGATATTGCTTTATTTTCTGCAGGCGGAGATACTTCTTTAGAATGGGCACCAAAATTTGCTGAAGTTGGTACAACAGTTATAGATAATTCTTCTGCCTGGAGAATGGATCCTACTAAGAAATTAGTGGTACCAGAAATTAACGGTGATGTTTTAACAAAAGACGATAAAATTATTGCAAACCCAAACTGTTCTACAATTCAGTTAGTAGCAGTTTTATCTCCGTTACATTTAAAATATAAAATGAAACGTGTAGTTATTTCTACGTATCAATCTGTTTCTGGTTCTGGAGTAAAAGCAGTGCAGCAATTAGATAACGAAGAGGCTGGTATTGATGGTGAAATGGCTTATCCACATAAAATTGGTAGAAATGCAATTCCTCATTGTGATGTTTTTTTAGAAAACGGATACACAAAAGAAGAAATGAAATTAGTAAAAGAACCAAAGAAAATTTTACGTGATGATTCTTTTTCTGTTACAGCTACTGCTGTTAGAATTCCTACTGCTGGTGGACATTCTGAAGCTGTAAATGTACAGTTTGAAAATGATTTTGATTTAGATGAAGTTCGTAAAATATTAAGCGAAACGGAAGGTGTTATTGTAGAAGATGATTTGGCAAATAACGTATACCCGATGGCAATAAATGCACATGATAAAGATGAAGTGTTTGTTGGACGAATTAGAAGGGATGAATCTCAAGAAAATACCTTAAATTTGTGGATAGTTGCAGATAACCTACGTAAAGGTGCTGCTACAAATACAATACAAATTGCCGAATATTTAATAGCGAATAATTTGGTGTAA
- a CDS encoding regulatory iron-sulfur-containing complex subunit RicT, with translation MACGSCGTTENGVPKGCKSNGNCGSGTCGSGSNKLAVFDWLSNMTLPSGQERFNIFEVRFKNGRKHFYTNPENLPITMGDIVAVEGSPGHDIGTVSLAGELVKVQMKKHKITADHEDVKKIYRKASQRDIDIWQQARGKEEETQKKGREILGRLGLQMKLSDVEYQGDGNKATFYYTADTRVDFRQLIRDLASAFSIRVEMKQVGARQEAARLGGVGSCGRELCCSTWLTDFRKVTTSAARYQQLSLNPLKLAGQCGKLKCCLNFELDTYLDALKSFPKQDLVLKTEKGDAVFVKMDIFKNHLWYTYKEERFKWFRLTLEQVLEIIALNKNNEKSISLEEYEADVEIPVKVDFEDAVGQDSLTRFDAPKTSNRNRNSRNRNKKKPAVAANVNSKPGAKVNPNQKPNPNQKPNPNQKRKPQVKKQPNTNPNQKPKAKPNPNQNPNQNPNQNVQKKPRPQRKPRPKPPGDVNKPEGEVKKVNKPKRNNRNRNNNKPKNDDNSEKK, from the coding sequence ATGGCATGTGGAAGTTGTGGTACAACAGAAAATGGAGTACCAAAAGGTTGCAAGAGTAATGGTAATTGTGGGTCAGGAACCTGCGGAAGTGGTAGTAATAAACTAGCCGTTTTTGATTGGTTGTCTAACATGACCTTACCAAGTGGACAAGAAAGATTCAATATTTTTGAAGTCCGTTTTAAAAATGGAAGAAAACATTTTTATACAAACCCAGAAAATTTACCCATAACAATGGGAGATATTGTGGCGGTAGAAGGATCTCCAGGACATGATATTGGTACGGTTTCTTTGGCAGGAGAATTGGTAAAAGTGCAAATGAAGAAGCACAAAATTACTGCAGATCATGAAGATGTAAAGAAAATTTACAGAAAAGCGAGTCAGAGAGATATCGATATATGGCAGCAAGCAAGAGGTAAAGAAGAAGAAACTCAGAAAAAAGGAAGAGAAATTTTAGGTCGTTTAGGTTTGCAAATGAAATTGTCTGATGTAGAATATCAAGGTGATGGAAATAAAGCAACCTTCTATTATACGGCAGATACTAGAGTAGATTTTAGACAATTAATTAGAGATTTGGCAAGTGCGTTTTCTATTCGTGTAGAAATGAAACAAGTAGGTGCAAGACAAGAAGCTGCTCGTTTAGGAGGTGTAGGTTCTTGCGGTAGAGAGTTATGTTGTTCTACTTGGTTAACCGATTTTAGAAAAGTAACAACTTCTGCGGCTCGTTATCAACAATTATCTTTAAACCCGCTAAAATTAGCAGGTCAATGTGGTAAATTAAAATGTTGTTTAAATTTTGAATTAGACACCTATTTAGATGCCTTAAAATCATTTCCGAAACAAGATTTGGTGCTAAAAACAGAAAAAGGAGATGCTGTTTTTGTAAAGATGGATATTTTTAAAAACCATCTTTGGTATACTTATAAAGAGGAACGTTTTAAATGGTTTAGACTTACGTTAGAGCAGGTTTTAGAAATAATTGCACTCAATAAAAATAATGAGAAATCTATTTCGTTAGAAGAGTATGAAGCGGATGTAGAAATCCCTGTAAAAGTAGATTTCGAGGATGCAGTTGGGCAAGATAGTTTAACACGATTTGATGCTCCAAAAACAAGCAATCGTAATCGAAATAGCAGAAATAGAAATAAGAAAAAACCAGCGGTAGCTGCTAATGTGAATAGTAAGCCAGGGGCTAAGGTGAATCCAAATCAGAAACCAAACCCAAATCAAAAGCCGAACCCAAATCAAAAAAGAAAGCCACAGGTTAAGAAACAACCGAATACAAATCCTAATCAAAAACCGAAGGCTAAACCAAACCCTAACCAAAACCCTAACCAAAATCCGAACCAAAACGTTCAGAAAAAGCCTAGGCCTCAACGTAAACCTAGACCAAAACCTCCGGGAGATGTAAATAAGCCAGAAGGTGAAGTTAAAAAGGTGAATAAGCCAAAAAGAAATAATAGAAACCGTAATAACAACAAACCAAAAAATGATGACAATTCTGAAAAGAAATAA
- a CDS encoding formate/nitrite transporter family protein, producing the protein MNTPKEVITLVSQMAINKGKYKISKTFILAILAGAYVAFGGLLAIIVAGGSPEIAANNPGLVKFLFGATFPIGLILVVVVGAELFTGNNAYFIPNLLRKKQPISDMLKNWGLVYSGNFVGALFLAYVITYLTHIVHTSPYIDSVYNIAIGKTSHTFLVTFIKGIGANWLVCLAIWQGMSAKDTVGKIFAIWLPVMAFVAIGFEHSIANMYFIPLAIFEGADITWTTFIFKNLIPATLGNIVGGALFVGLPYGYLFGKE; encoded by the coding sequence ATGAATACCCCAAAAGAAGTTATAACCCTTGTAAGCCAAATGGCCATAAACAAAGGAAAATATAAAATAAGTAAAACATTTATTCTTGCAATTTTAGCAGGAGCCTATGTAGCATTTGGAGGATTACTTGCTATTATTGTGGCAGGAGGATCTCCAGAAATAGCAGCCAACAACCCAGGATTGGTTAAGTTTCTGTTTGGTGCTACTTTTCCTATCGGACTAATACTTGTTGTAGTTGTTGGTGCAGAACTTTTTACAGGAAACAACGCTTACTTTATACCCAACCTTTTAAGAAAAAAACAACCCATTTCTGATATGCTCAAAAATTGGGGATTAGTTTATTCAGGTAATTTTGTAGGTGCACTTTTTCTTGCATACGTAATTACATATCTAACACATATTGTACACACTTCTCCTTATATAGATTCGGTTTACAATATTGCAATCGGAAAAACGAGTCATACTTTTTTAGTAACTTTTATAAAAGGTATAGGTGCTAACTGGTTAGTATGTTTAGCTATTTGGCAAGGTATGTCAGCCAAAGATACGGTAGGAAAAATATTTGCAATTTGGTTGCCTGTAATGGCTTTTGTTGCTATAGGATTTGAACATAGTATTGCCAACATGTATTTTATTCCACTTGCAATTTTTGAAGGTGCTGATATAACTTGGACTACATTTATCTTTAAAAATCTAATTCCTGCTACCTTAGGTAATATTGTTGGTGGGGCACTTTTTGTAGGACTCCCTTATGGATACCTATTTGGTAAAGAATAA
- the pflB gene encoding formate C-acetyltransferase, which yields MQIEELIIERPTTAEFKKGVWNTSINVRDFVIKNIVSYYGDDKFLVGISNKTQKLWEVCKKETEVERKNGGVHSVDTETISGVMNFAAGYIDKENEVIVGLQTDTLLKRAMKPFGGYKVVQKALEEQGLKPSEDINTLFSKYVKTHNDGVFSAYNAEIKKFRSLGFLTGLPDNYARGRIIGDYRRVALYGIDKLIEVKKYDLANIEGPMTDAVIRLREEVSEQIKALKEMIVMGNHYNLELNRPAETAQEAVQWTYMAYLAAVKEQDGAAMSLGNVSTFLDIYIERDLQSGAITEVEAQEYIDQFVMKLRMVRHLRMAAYDDIFAGDPTWVTEAIGGMLNDGRSKVTKTAFRFLHTLYNLGPSPEPNITVLWSPMLPENFRKYCSKVAIDTSSIQFENDDLMRTLRGSDDYGIACCVSYQEIGKQIQFFGARTNLAKTLLLAINGGKCEITGTQMVDGIEANNDEYLDFDKVMANFKIAMKQVARVYNDAMNIIHYMHDKYYYEKAQMALIDTNPQINIAYGIAGLSIVADSLSAIKYAKVKPIRNEAGLTVDFKIEGEFPKYGNDDDRVDIFAHNGVEDFNNELKKLKVYKDADATMSVLTITSNVVYGKKTGATPDGRALGVAFAPGANPMHGRDSNGAIASLNSVAKIDYKDSQDGISNTFSIVPKSLGATEEERIDNLAATLTGYFEHGAQHLNVNVLDKETLLDAMEHPENHPQLTIRVSGYAVNFIRLTREQQMEVISRSFHESM from the coding sequence ATGCAAATTGAAGAATTAATCATAGAAAGGCCTACAACAGCTGAATTTAAAAAAGGAGTTTGGAACACATCTATTAACGTTAGAGATTTTGTTATAAAAAACATTGTTTCTTATTATGGTGATGACAAATTTTTAGTTGGTATCAGTAATAAAACTCAAAAACTTTGGGAAGTTTGTAAAAAAGAAACTGAAGTTGAAAGAAAAAATGGTGGAGTTCACTCTGTGGATACTGAAACTATTTCTGGTGTTATGAATTTTGCTGCAGGTTACATCGACAAAGAAAACGAAGTAATTGTTGGTTTACAAACTGATACACTTTTAAAAAGAGCTATGAAACCGTTTGGGGGTTACAAAGTAGTTCAAAAAGCATTAGAAGAACAAGGTTTAAAACCTAGTGAAGATATTAATACATTATTTAGCAAATATGTAAAAACTCATAATGATGGTGTTTTTTCTGCTTATAATGCAGAAATTAAAAAATTTAGATCTTTAGGTTTTTTAACAGGATTGCCAGATAATTATGCTCGTGGTAGAATAATTGGTGATTATAGACGTGTTGCTTTATACGGAATTGACAAATTAATTGAAGTTAAAAAATACGATTTAGCAAATATTGAAGGACCAATGACAGATGCTGTTATTCGTTTAAGAGAAGAAGTTTCTGAACAAATAAAAGCATTAAAAGAAATGATTGTAATGGGTAATCATTACAATTTAGAATTAAATAGACCTGCAGAAACTGCACAAGAAGCAGTACAATGGACATATATGGCGTATTTAGCTGCTGTAAAAGAGCAAGATGGAGCTGCAATGTCTTTAGGTAATGTGTCTACTTTCTTAGATATTTATATTGAAAGAGATTTACAAAGTGGAGCAATTACTGAAGTTGAAGCACAAGAATATATAGATCAGTTTGTGATGAAACTAAGAATGGTACGTCATTTAAGAATGGCTGCTTATGATGATATTTTTGCTGGAGACCCAACTTGGGTAACTGAAGCAATTGGTGGTATGTTAAATGATGGACGTTCTAAAGTAACTAAAACAGCTTTCCGTTTCTTACATACTTTATACAACCTAGGCCCATCACCAGAACCAAATATTACTGTTTTATGGTCGCCAATGTTGCCAGAAAATTTCAGAAAATACTGTTCTAAAGTTGCCATCGATACTTCATCTATTCAATTTGAAAATGATGACTTAATGAGAACTTTAAGAGGTTCTGATGATTACGGAATTGCTTGTTGTGTTTCTTACCAAGAAATAGGAAAACAAATTCAGTTTTTTGGCGCAAGAACAAACTTAGCAAAAACCTTATTATTAGCTATTAACGGAGGAAAATGTGAAATCACAGGAACTCAAATGGTTGATGGTATTGAAGCTAATAATGATGAGTATTTAGACTTTGATAAAGTAATGGCAAACTTTAAAATTGCTATGAAACAGGTTGCTCGTGTGTATAATGATGCCATGAACATTATTCATTACATGCATGATAAATACTACTACGAAAAAGCTCAAATGGCTTTAATTGATACCAACCCACAAATTAATATCGCTTATGGTATTGCAGGTTTATCTATTGTAGCAGATTCTTTATCTGCAATTAAATATGCAAAAGTAAAACCTATTAGAAATGAAGCAGGTTTAACTGTAGATTTTAAGATTGAAGGAGAATTTCCTAAATATGGAAATGATGACGATAGAGTAGATATTTTTGCTCATAATGGTGTTGAAGACTTTAATAACGAACTTAAAAAATTAAAAGTTTATAAAGATGCAGATGCAACAATGTCTGTATTAACAATTACATCTAATGTTGTATATGGTAAAAAAACCGGAGCAACACCAGATGGTAGAGCTTTAGGTGTAGCTTTTGCTCCTGGAGCAAACCCAATGCATGGGCGTGACTCAAATGGTGCAATTGCTTCTTTAAATTCAGTAGCAAAAATAGATTATAAAGATTCTCAAGACGGAATTTCTAATACATTTTCTATTGTTCCTAAATCTTTAGGAGCTACAGAAGAAGAAAGAATAGACAATTTAGCTGCTACTTTAACTGGTTATTTTGAGCACGGAGCACAACACCTTAATGTAAATGTTTTAGACAAAGAAACTTTATTAGATGCTATGGAGCATCCAGAAAATCATCCCCAATTAACGATTAGAGTTTCTGGATATGCTGTTAATTTTATTCGATTAACAAGAGAACAACAAATGGAAGTTATTTCACGTTCGTTCCACGAATCTATGTAG
- the pflA gene encoding pyruvate formate-lyase-activating protein: MFFKSPFFIHLNFSAIKTLENILNVHSIESFGTHDGPGIRMVIFLQGCKLKCLYCHNPDTIDTHGGEEHAIEDLVQRAIKMKSYFGEKGGVTVSGGEPLLQAHNLIPFFKRLKEEGINTNIDTNGRMLNHPVIELIDDYADLVMLDIKHMTEEGFQKITGKRNKETTFNFAKHREKSGKKMWLRYVLIPGITNTPELLHQLGSHFKDYQTIEQIELQPYHKLGIHKWEALGWDYELKDARENTKEELEEASNILSNYFKKVKIN; this comes from the coding sequence ATATTTTTTAAATCCCCTTTTTTTATTCACTTAAATTTTAGCGCAATTAAAACTTTAGAAAACATATTAAATGTCCATTCAATTGAGTCTTTTGGCACTCACGACGGACCCGGAATTAGAATGGTTATTTTTTTACAAGGTTGTAAATTAAAATGCCTTTACTGCCATAACCCCGATACCATTGATACTCACGGAGGCGAAGAACATGCTATTGAAGATTTAGTACAAAGAGCCATAAAAATGAAATCTTATTTTGGCGAAAAAGGAGGCGTTACTGTTTCTGGTGGAGAACCATTGTTACAGGCCCATAACCTTATTCCTTTCTTTAAAAGATTAAAAGAAGAAGGAATTAACACCAATATAGATACTAATGGAAGAATGTTAAATCATCCTGTTATTGAGTTAATAGATGATTATGCAGATTTAGTAATGCTTGATATAAAGCATATGACTGAAGAAGGATTTCAAAAAATTACTGGTAAAAGAAACAAAGAAACTACCTTTAATTTTGCGAAACACAGAGAAAAATCTGGTAAAAAAATGTGGCTACGTTATGTTTTAATCCCCGGTATTACTAATACGCCTGAATTATTACATCAATTAGGAAGTCATTTTAAAGACTACCAAACTATAGAACAAATAGAGTTACAACCTTACCATAAATTAGGCATCCATAAATGGGAAGCCTTAGGTTGGGACTATGAACTGAAAGATGCAAGAGAAAACACTAAAGAAGAGTTAGAAGAAGCATCCAATATTTTAAGTAACTATTTTAAAAAAGTAAAGATCAATTAG